The DNA window CAAATTCCCTCTCATTTCCAACTCCATTCCCAAAAACGTAACGGTTGCGGGGCTCAGCTCGATTCGCCGCTGTTCTTTCAGTTCTGCAACGTCAATGACGACTGCGCCCGAAGGTGAAGCCCATGCTCCTCCCTCACCCGCTTCTGATAAACTTGAGAAACAGTTCGAGGACTTTCGGCACCATCTAGAAGATTCTGGAAACTTACGCGAACGGATTCGTGCTGTCGCCACGGAAATTGACTCCACTACCAGGCTCATGCACTCTAGCCTCCTTCTCGTTCACCAGACCCGCCCCATCCCAGgtactctctcttttttctttttcctttttttttttctgtttttgttggGTGGGTGGGTGGGTGGTGgagagggaaagggaaagggaagGGGTTTGTAATTTTAGCTATTATCTTTCTTTTACGCCGCAGAATTTGGTTGAGCCATGGTTTTAGTTTAAAGATTCTGCAAttttttgtttccaatttttcttgGGTTGTGCTATGTGTAGTTGTTCAACAAGCATTGACTTTGAAATTCTGGTTGCAAAATCATGTCAATTATCCTTTAACTGATACCTGTTATGCTCAATCAGAGGTCCTGGAGAAGGCAACGGGCCAGATTGATGTGCTGAGAGATCTTTTTAGTAGGATTGCGGAAATTATCCGTGAATGCCCTGGGCAGTACTATCGGTAAGTGGGAGATTTCAAGTTGTATCTTATTATGTTCTGTAGCTTCTAGTTTCTCACCTGTTACTCGGCCAGTAGTTATAGAAGGTCATGTCCCTTTTAAGCAGGTTTCATGGGGATTGGAGGAGTGAGACCCAGACTGTAGTCTCGTTGCTAGCTTTTATGCATTGGTTAGAAACTGGGACGCTTCTTCTACACGCTGAAGCTCAGGAAAAACTCGCATGTATGTTTTCATTTATGCTTACCTGGAATTATAACTTCCAAATGATAGGTCGATTCTCGAATGCTTTGCGCAGTTTATCTGCATGATGCATATGTCTTTTTTAAGTACAAATTAAAGGATACAAGCTAGAGTTCTTCTATGTTTCCTCAATTTATGtgcttttttccattttcacaATTGGGCATGAGAAAAGCTTCTACTGTGATATCTTAGGCTTCCTCTTTGATGATTTAAGAAGATTCTGTATCGGAAAATATTTGAATGTTTTGTACTACCTCTACTGTTGCTGTTACTGTCACACTTAGGACAGGGGTATCCCTCATTCAACATTTCCTAATGTGTAGGCAACTAATCTTCTGCTTGTACTTTTGTTTgcttaattatttaattgtctcatcattttgttttgtttacttttaccaTATCGGTTTAGGTCTGTGTGgagattttttattttatcttttgatCCATGATGCAGTAAATTCTTCAGAGTTTGGGCTAGATGTCGAAGACTATCTTATTGGTACGTGATTTCAGGTTTCTGTTATATGAATCTTTCTGTTGACAATGTTAGCAAAGCTAGCTTGGAAAGAAAGATATGTTCTGCTGTTAAAGGCCACACAGTCTTGTGTTCTTTTCTCTGGAGGGCTTATTTGGACTCAACTAGAATGCCATAACTTTGTTGCTACTGATTTACTTTtactctaaaaaaaaatttcagaatgTCTATTTTGTGTTAAGGCCCTTAGAAGGATATTGAAAGCTGGAACACCAGATTAGAAATTTGTCGTCTTTTTGGAGATAAATATGCATGTGATTGGGtctttttttataaatataatttttaaaacttgttGGCTTCTTTGTTAGGTGCCATCTAAAGGATTCTTATGTCAATTGAGTTGTGCATTTCTTGTCCTCTAAAATGTTGAGTTTTTGGTCTCCTGTTTCATACTTTGGAGGATATACTGATCTATGATTTTCTGTTGTGCAGGAATTTGTTTTATGTCTAATGAATTGGTAAGCACATTATGGAGGTTGAAAATATTGTCTTTTGGTCTCTTGTTTTGACCTGGAAACTGAAAGTTACTTTTGTTGACATTGTTTTAGCATCAAACTCATCTACAGTAGAAATTACCATAAAAGGCTTTTGGGTTCTGATGGTAATAATATGATCTGAAAGAAGTAAAAAATGAGTTATCTGGCATTAATGAGCATCAAAAGAAGATCTCCCAACTTCTTTAAGAATGCTCCCCGCTCACATTAAAAATTAATGTCTGAAAGCAACAAGAAACCTTGGTGTGTTTCTCATTTTGCCAGAAATCCTAAAGGAGCTTTTGCATGAAATCGTGGATGATGTCTGAATGTCTCTCTCTAcatctgtcttttttttttttttataattccCCTCTGGTGGGACATTATAAAGGCATTGTATGTTTCTCATGTGGATAAATAGTTCTTTTCAACAAAATGAGggttttttattgttttgatttattttagcTCATAAATTTTCTCAATAGAAGTAATTCTGATGTGACATATGACATTCTATGAGTTTGCTATACACTGGACGCTGTTTGCATGTCTACAGTGTTTTCGTCAGATAACAGTTATTGGTCCTGCAGCCTAGATATGTGGTGAACCAAGTCACTGCTGGAGATTATGACTGTCCTCGCAAGGTCTTGAAGTTCTTAACGGATCTGCATGCATCGTTTCGCATGCTTAATCTCCGGAATGACTTTTTACGCAAGAAGTTTGATGGTAAGCTAATAATTCTCACATCCGCCATTCATGTTTTAACCTGTCATCGGAAGCCTTCGTGTTTAAccctttttttcttgttttaaatttcttattttacttTATTCTTGTAaagcttttccttcttgtatCTTCCTATGTGCTTGAGAAGGCTACTTAGTCTGCCAGTTCTGATTGCATATTTCTATTAGGTGACTGCctgaatttattattatttggcTTTTCAATGAATTCCTACTTATATATTCTCTGGCTCATGACAGGAATGAAATATGATCTTAGAAGAGTGGAGGAAGTGTATTACGACGTGAAAATTCGAGGCTTGGCAACCAACGGCGAGTTAGACGGAGATAAAGGAATAAAAGATCAAACTTAacttgctttgcttttgctcATTCCTTATACTGTTTTTGATATGAGcccaatgattttttttttttttttttggggttggtGTTGGAGGGTGTCTACCTTTCAAATTTTATACCATCTAGGATGTAATTTATATCTTTGCAATTATGTTATATTCATGATCTTTTGCATATGATAGTTTCACAAAGACACAGTGATGGTCGATCTAGCTAAAAGAGTGGATAGAATGGTGCTCGTGCGCCTCGAATTCGTTTTGTCGGAATGTCCGGGGATACCCATTCCTCCTGCTTCACTCTCTTATCCCTCGTCGCTTAATTGCACCTGGAAGGGAAGCTTTTAGAGGTTGATGTGAAATTAGGAATTTATTTATTgtagtatttctttttcatacaTCTGTATATTTTCTATCTTTGTCCGTGAAGTTATAATGTATGATAATAAAATATAGTAATTGTGATTTACACAATTAGAAATGATTGAGGGACATGTTTTAGTTTAGGGTAAGTTAAGATAGAGTTTAAGGTGTTGAaatgttggaaaagtaaagttGGAAGGGTATGGAGAGGGGTGGgagggttaaaaaaaattgctGAAATAGTAAAATTAAATAGAGAAAGTATATTAATGCAAGGTCGGATAATACTAATTGTTAGTGTGTATTTATATGGTAAATCATGTGTAATTTAGATATATTGATGAGGGTTTATTGGGCAccaattaaaaatttttcttttaatttatggATTTGTTTTTTTAAATGGGTGTTTAGTTTACATTCCTTAACACACTTAAATTTCAAATGATTTACAATATAAATGCATGTATTCacatttattgtatttcttgTATTTATATGCTTTTCTTAACTAATGACatttatgttaaaaaaaaaaaaaac is part of the Coffea eugenioides isolate CCC68of chromosome 6, Ceug_1.0, whole genome shotgun sequence genome and encodes:
- the LOC113775191 gene encoding translin; its protein translation is MKSVFRNAAFAAISVSRSSSSLNPKPISLCLSLSLFSPPKFPLISNSIPKNVTVAGLSSIRRCSFSSATSMTTAPEGEAHAPPSPASDKLEKQFEDFRHHLEDSGNLRERIRAVATEIDSTTRLMHSSLLLVHQTRPIPEVLEKATGQIDVLRDLFSRIAEIIRECPGQYYRFHGDWRSETQTVVSLLAFMHWLETGTLLLHAEAQEKLALNSSEFGLDVEDYLIGICFMSNELPRYVVNQVTAGDYDCPRKVLKFLTDLHASFRMLNLRNDFLRKKFDGMKYDLRRVEEVYYDVKIRGLATNGELDGDKGIKDQT